One genomic window of Salvia miltiorrhiza cultivar Shanhuang (shh) chromosome 4, IMPLAD_Smil_shh, whole genome shotgun sequence includes the following:
- the LOC131021171 gene encoding la-related protein 1B-like isoform X1 gives MATASDASSAPIQAQNSPRGRQSRRSSAARGVPSPSASPPSLPISGIVDQEQFLTSSSSTSSDSLPIKEANSVGDDGLAAAAGEDFQLENGENGAAGKKPVWNKPSNGAAAEAAGAVMGAESWPALAESARASPKSPSTYSLKPISHGSISISQEDLTGGSLSSPKEVSSSISSPNAVSNHVISSRPKRESIKRSSGSSSSPHMPATDNFSQAPLVQHGTVVDSPTHSTGKLSAGEPSRDSNTTNKEGGQRGASYSANETQPQRSFRRNNSGPLTRGDGSYHHGGRRDQERGGKQDWGHRSFNHRESHGSQQRTGSRPFLRGPAPNAPFVPPPPVAVRPFVAPVVYTEMQSPVFYVPGPHPDSLRPMSMVPMPSMFFSMHDPHLPSKIVNQIDYYFSNENLVKDIFLRQNMDGEGWVSIKLIAGFKKVMQLTDNIQLILDVIKSSNAVEVQGDKVRRKGDWMKWIMSPTQTTVMSPQSSNRSSPNMLAAHLNSVTLDEKAAT, from the exons ATGGCGACGGCCTCAGACGCTTCCTCTGCCCCTATTCAAGCTCAAAATTCTCCTAGGGGTCGCCAATCAAGGAGGTCGTCGGCGGCGCGTGGCGTGCCTTCCCCCTCTGCCTCTCCTCCGTCTCTTCCGATTTCGGGAATCGTTGATCAGGAACAATTTTTGACTTCCTCTTCTTCTACGTCTTCGGATTCCTTACCTATCAAAGAAGCCAACTCAGTGGGAGATGATGGTTTGGCCGCGGCGGCAGGTGAAGATTTTCAgcttgaaaatggtgaaaatggTGCTGCCGGAAAGAAGCCAGTGTGGAACAAGCCATCGAATGGGGCGGCTGCAGAGGCGGCGGGGGCTGTCATGGGTGCTGAGTCGTGGCCAGCTCTGGCCGAGTCTGCTCGTGCTTCCCCTAAATCTCCTTCTACATATTCTCTCAAACCTATCTCTCATGGATCAATCAGTATCTCACAG GAGGATTTGACTGGAGGCTCTCTGTCTTCACCAAAAGAAGTTAGTAGTAGTATCTCAAGTCCAAATGCAGTTTCAAATCACGTTATCTCCTCTCGCCCGAAGCGAGAGTCAATCAAGCGTAGTAGTGGCAGCAGCTCGAGTCCCCACATGCCAGCTACGGACAATTTTTCTCAAGCTCCTCTTGTGCAACATGGTACAGTAGTCGATTCGCCGACTCATAGTACAGGTAAACTTTCAGCTGGAGAACCTTCTAGGGATAGCAACACAACAAATAAAGAAGGTGGGCAGAGAGGAGCATCTTATAGTGCAAATGAGACACAACCACAACGTTCTTTTAGAAGGAATAATAGTGGCCCACTAACTCGAGGTGATGGTTCTTACCACCATGGTGGGCGACGTGATCAAGAACGTGGTGGAAAACAAGATTGGGGTCATCGAAGTTTTAACCATAGAGAAAGCCATGGATCCCAACAACGAACAGGTTCTAGACCTTTCCTACGTGGACCAGCTCCTAATGCACCTTTTGTTCCCCCACCTCCGGTTGCCGTACGACCTTTTGTTGCACCTGTGGTTTATACCG AAATGCAATCACCTGTATTTTATGTGCCCGGGCCTCATCCAGATTCACTTAGGCCTATGTCTATGGTTCCAATGCCATCAATGTTTTTCTCCATGCATGATCCTCACTTGCCTTCCAAGATAGTGAATcaaattgattattattttag TAACGAGAACTTAGTTAAAGACATATTCTTGCGTCAGAATATGGATGGTGAGGGATGGGTTTCTATCAAGTTAATAGCAGGCTTCAAGAAA GTCATGCAGCTGACAGACAATATTCAGCTTATACTGGATGTTATAAAATCTTCAAATGCTGTGGAAGTGCAG GGTGATAAGGTGAGGCGCAAAGGAGATTGGATGAAATGGATAATGTCACCTACTCAAACTACTGTAATGAGTCCTCAATCAAGTAACAGGTCCAGTCCGAATATGCTTGCAGCACATCTCAACAGTGTTACACTGGATGAGAAAGCAGCCACGTAG
- the LOC131021171 gene encoding la-related protein 1B-like isoform X2, whose amino-acid sequence MATASDASSAPIQAQNSPRGRQSRRSSAARGVPSPSASPPSLPISGIVDQEQFLTSSSSTSSDSLPIKEANSVGDDGLAAAAGEDFQLENGENGAAGKKPVWNKPSNGAAAEAAGAVMGAESWPALAESARASPKSPSTYSLKPISHGSISISQEDLTGGSLSSPKEVSSSISSPNAVSNHVISSRPKRESIKRSSGSSSSPHMPATDNFSQAPLVQHGTVVDSPTHSTGKLSAGEPSRDSNTTNKEGGQRGASYSANETQPQRSFRRNNSGPLTRGDGSYHHGGRRDQERGGKQDWGHRSFNHRESHGSQQRTGSRPFLRGPAPNAPFVPPPPVAVRPFVAPVVYTEMQSPVFYVPGPHPDSLRPMSMVPMPSMFFSMHDPHLPSKIVNQIDYYFSNENLVKDIFLRQNMDGEGWVSIKLIAGFKKLTDNIQLILDVIKSSNAVEVQGDKVRRKGDWMKWIMSPTQTTVMSPQSSNRSSPNMLAAHLNSVTLDEKAAT is encoded by the exons ATGGCGACGGCCTCAGACGCTTCCTCTGCCCCTATTCAAGCTCAAAATTCTCCTAGGGGTCGCCAATCAAGGAGGTCGTCGGCGGCGCGTGGCGTGCCTTCCCCCTCTGCCTCTCCTCCGTCTCTTCCGATTTCGGGAATCGTTGATCAGGAACAATTTTTGACTTCCTCTTCTTCTACGTCTTCGGATTCCTTACCTATCAAAGAAGCCAACTCAGTGGGAGATGATGGTTTGGCCGCGGCGGCAGGTGAAGATTTTCAgcttgaaaatggtgaaaatggTGCTGCCGGAAAGAAGCCAGTGTGGAACAAGCCATCGAATGGGGCGGCTGCAGAGGCGGCGGGGGCTGTCATGGGTGCTGAGTCGTGGCCAGCTCTGGCCGAGTCTGCTCGTGCTTCCCCTAAATCTCCTTCTACATATTCTCTCAAACCTATCTCTCATGGATCAATCAGTATCTCACAG GAGGATTTGACTGGAGGCTCTCTGTCTTCACCAAAAGAAGTTAGTAGTAGTATCTCAAGTCCAAATGCAGTTTCAAATCACGTTATCTCCTCTCGCCCGAAGCGAGAGTCAATCAAGCGTAGTAGTGGCAGCAGCTCGAGTCCCCACATGCCAGCTACGGACAATTTTTCTCAAGCTCCTCTTGTGCAACATGGTACAGTAGTCGATTCGCCGACTCATAGTACAGGTAAACTTTCAGCTGGAGAACCTTCTAGGGATAGCAACACAACAAATAAAGAAGGTGGGCAGAGAGGAGCATCTTATAGTGCAAATGAGACACAACCACAACGTTCTTTTAGAAGGAATAATAGTGGCCCACTAACTCGAGGTGATGGTTCTTACCACCATGGTGGGCGACGTGATCAAGAACGTGGTGGAAAACAAGATTGGGGTCATCGAAGTTTTAACCATAGAGAAAGCCATGGATCCCAACAACGAACAGGTTCTAGACCTTTCCTACGTGGACCAGCTCCTAATGCACCTTTTGTTCCCCCACCTCCGGTTGCCGTACGACCTTTTGTTGCACCTGTGGTTTATACCG AAATGCAATCACCTGTATTTTATGTGCCCGGGCCTCATCCAGATTCACTTAGGCCTATGTCTATGGTTCCAATGCCATCAATGTTTTTCTCCATGCATGATCCTCACTTGCCTTCCAAGATAGTGAATcaaattgattattattttag TAACGAGAACTTAGTTAAAGACATATTCTTGCGTCAGAATATGGATGGTGAGGGATGGGTTTCTATCAAGTTAATAGCAGGCTTCAAGAAA CTGACAGACAATATTCAGCTTATACTGGATGTTATAAAATCTTCAAATGCTGTGGAAGTGCAG GGTGATAAGGTGAGGCGCAAAGGAGATTGGATGAAATGGATAATGTCACCTACTCAAACTACTGTAATGAGTCCTCAATCAAGTAACAGGTCCAGTCCGAATATGCTTGCAGCACATCTCAACAGTGTTACACTGGATGAGAAAGCAGCCACGTAG